A genome region from Paenibacillus pabuli includes the following:
- a CDS encoding YitT family protein: MKRTSLTKQHIKAEAVKLAIMLLGTFILAFAYYHINFQNHLSEGGFVGLALLGKYVTGLSPAIGMLLLDIPVMILAWFIKGWKFMIQALIGVGAFSLFYDGFERYSTLQMSFNGNLWIPAVLSGVLTGVGAGIVLRFGGATGGDDILAVLVSRWKGWKLGTVFFVSDAFVLGLSLFFLPVKETLYTILAVWIASKVITYVVSVPARRTVTTSAVKVSMPSAAKAVATPAPRASVARGVTH; this comes from the coding sequence ATGAAGAGAACATCGTTAACCAAACAACACATTAAAGCTGAGGCGGTAAAACTCGCCATCATGCTGCTCGGTACTTTTATTTTGGCATTTGCTTACTATCACATTAATTTTCAGAATCATTTATCGGAGGGCGGATTTGTCGGTCTGGCCCTGCTCGGAAAATACGTAACGGGGTTATCGCCTGCCATCGGCATGCTGTTACTCGACATCCCGGTCATGATCCTGGCTTGGTTCATCAAGGGCTGGAAGTTCATGATCCAGGCGCTGATTGGCGTCGGCGCATTTTCCCTGTTCTATGACGGCTTTGAGCGATACTCCACATTGCAGATGTCATTCAACGGAAACCTGTGGATTCCGGCAGTCCTATCCGGCGTATTGACGGGTGTAGGTGCAGGGATCGTGCTCCGATTCGGCGGAGCGACAGGTGGAGATGATATTCTTGCCGTGCTCGTTAGCCGCTGGAAGGGATGGAAGCTGGGAACGGTTTTCTTTGTCAGCGATGCGTTTGTATTGGGCCTATCCCTTTTCTTTCTTCCGGTAAAGGAAACTTTATATACCATTCTGGCCGTATGGATTGCCAGCAAAGTCATTACGTACGTAGTCAGTGTTCCGGCACGCCGGACCGTTACGACCTCAGCTGTGAAGGTATCCATGCCTTCTGCAGCGAAAGCAGTAGCTACCCCTGCACCCCGGGCTTCCGTGGCTAGAGGGGTCACCCATTAA
- a CDS encoding DUF2188 domain-containing protein, producing the protein MPWNKKDYPVSMKNLEPRVRHKAIDIANALLDDGYEEGRAIAIATAKAEEWDENHPAQDSSDSGQSSGDSGSASKRRHSEPVSSSKSHDNIHVVPTDSGWAIKEEGQSKHVSTFDTKSEAVDAAKEISSEQNIRAIIHNQDGQIASSIKP; encoded by the coding sequence CGGTATCCATGAAAAATCTGGAGCCCCGTGTCAGACACAAAGCGATTGATATTGCCAATGCCCTGCTTGATGACGGGTATGAGGAAGGACGCGCGATAGCCATAGCCACGGCCAAAGCCGAAGAATGGGATGAGAACCATCCTGCACAAGACTCATCGGATTCGGGCCAATCATCCGGTGATAGCGGTTCTGCTTCTAAACGCCGCCATTCGGAACCCGTCTCCTCTTCCAAAAGCCATGACAATATTCACGTCGTACCCACGGATTCAGGCTGGGCCATTAAGGAAGAAGGCCAATCCAAACATGTATCCACATTTGATACCAAATCTGAAGCGGTGGACGCCGCCAAAGAAATCAGCAGTGAGCAGAACATTCGGGCCATTATTCACAACCAGGATGGACAGATCGCTTCTTCCATCAAACCCTGA